In Populus trichocarpa isolate Nisqually-1 chromosome 16, P.trichocarpa_v4.1, whole genome shotgun sequence, a genomic segment contains:
- the LOC7467585 gene encoding ankyrin repeat-containing protein At5g02620 translates to MEPPARQQIFRQKKMTKQLTGKRDDTPLHAVVRDGNLELVMEMIADNLGEAAELTLLLSKQNQSGETPLYVASECGHVYIVKELIKYYDTGLAGLKARNGYDAFHIAAKQGDLEIVEVLMEVNPDLSLTFDSSNTTALHSAASQGHVEVVNFLLEKCSGLALIAKSNGKTALHSVARNGHLEILKALLSKEPGLANKIDKKGQTALHMAVKGQNVELVEELIMSDPSLMNMVDNKGNSALHIASRKGRDQIVRKLLDQKGIDKTIVNRSRETAFDTAEKTGHSGIASVLQEHGVLSAKSMKPSTTNTANRELKQTVSDIKHEVHNQLETTRLTRKRVQGIAKRLNKVHTEGLNNAINSTTVVAVLIATVAFAAIFQLPGQFADDPGNLAPGQSAGEAKIATKPEFMIFIIFDSIALFISLAVVVVQTSIVVIERKAKKQLMSVINKLMWLACVLISVAFLALSYVVVGDHQRWLALSVTAIGTVIMVTTIGTMSYWVIAQRIETSRLRSIRRSSTSRSRSETLSFMEESEILENDYKKLYAI, encoded by the exons ATGGAACCTCCGGCGAGGCAGCAAATCTTCCGGCAGAAGAAGATGACTAAACAATTGACAGGAAAACGGGATGACACGCCGTTACATGCGGTGGTGAGAGATGGAAATTTGGAGTTAGTTATGGAAATGATAGCTGATAATCTTGGGGAAGCTGCAGAGTTGACTCTGTTGTTGTCGAAACAGAACCAATCAGGAGAAACTCCTTTGTATGTTGCTTCAGAGTGTGGTCATGTTTACATAGTGAAGGAGCTGATTAAGTACTATGACACCGGTTTAGCTGGTCTTAAAGCAAGAAATGGTTATGATGCTTTTCACATAGCTGCCAAGCAAGGTGATCTGG AAATTGTGGAAGTTCTTATGGAGGTCAATCCTGATCTTTCATTGACCTTTGATTCGTCAAATACTACAGCTCTGCACTCGGCTGCATCACAAGGGCATGTTGAAGTAGTGAATTTCCTGTTAGAGAAGTGTAGTGGCCTTGCTTTGATAGCTAAAAGTAATGGTAAAACTGCCTTGCATTCAGTGGCAAGGAATGGGCATTTAGAGATTTTGAAAGCCCTTTTGAGTAAAGAACCTGGACTTGCGAATAAGATTGATAAGAAAGGCCAGACGGCTCTCCATATGGCAGTTAAAGGGCAGAACGTGGAGCTTGTGGAGGAGCTGATCATGTCAGATCCTAGTTTGATGAACATGGTTGACAATAAAGGCAACAGTGCTTTGCATATTGCTAGCCGTAAGGGTAGAGATCAG ATTGTTAGGAAGCTGCTTGACCAAAAGGGAATTGACAAAACAATTGTTAACAGATCCAGAGAAACTGCTTTTGATACTGCTGAGAAAACTGGGCACTCAGGAATCGCCTCCGTATTACAAGAGCATGGAGTCTTATCTGCCAAATCCATGAAGCCAAGTACAACTAACACTGCCAACCGAGAACTAAAGCAAACTGTGAGCGACATAAAGCATGAGGTTCACAACCAGCTCGAGACCACGCGGCTAACACGAAAACGTGTTCAAGGTATAGCCAAGAGGCTCAACAAAGTGCACACGGAAGGTCTCAACAATGCAATTAACTCAACCACAGTTGTAGCAGTCCTTATTGCCACTGTTGCGTTTGCTGCCATCTTCCAACTCCCTGGCCAGTTTGCTGATGACCCAGGTAATCTCGCTCCTGGACAATCTGCTGGAGAAGCAAAAATCGCTACCAAACCTGAGTTCATGATTTTCATCATATTTGACTCAATTGCTCTCTTTATATCATTGGCTGTAGTGGTTGTTCAAACCTCTATTGTAGTTATAGAGAGAAAGgcaaaaaaacaactaatgtCAGTGATCAACAAGCTAATGTGGCTGGCCTGTGTGCTGATTTCCGTTGCATTTCTTGCACTGTCATATGTTGTTGTGGGAGATCATCAGAGGTGGCTGGCACTTAGTGTAACAGCCATAGGGACAGTGATCATGGTAACAACAATTGGGACGATGAGTTATTGGGTAATTGCACAGAGAATTGAGACTTCCAGATTACGGAGCATACGGAGGTCATCAACAAGCAGATCGCGGTCAGAGACATTGTCATTCATGGAAGAATCAGAGATTTTGGAAAATGACTATAAGAAACTCTATGCAATCTGA
- the LOC7465275 gene encoding probable membrane-associated kinase regulator 4 has protein sequence MLHEMATNQSLCIHADDDCIEMELSSTSNFICYSISSPPPQNREFEFQMSSVSHGREATTSPADELFYKGKLLPLHLPPRLLMVQKLLQNPTTTTLNSKKESAFEENYVIPFTTSSTAPSTDINTPLESCNISPSESCRVSSELNPDEYFFEWPTEANCFLGDHQKKSWTKKLKQSSLGLKLKASRAYLKSLFKKSGCTDESCAKAACNAEDETVSNGQDCLNKYMKVPKKSPFGNIDNDRCRISNTLKRSFEKEMAEDGFRCQRRSFSGAIQWHSATKSSSFSSSSTSSSGLSSSSSSFSFSSNGFCDLQLLKRSGSSNSEFESSIAEAIAHCKRSHQLFSSRKSSSEVGVCSLSASVIAARGDQETPRLRRI, from the coding sequence ATGCTACATGAAATGGCCACAAACCAATCTTTGTGTATTCATGCAGATGATGACTGCATTGAAATGGAATTGAGCTCCACTTCGAACTTCATTTGTTACTCCATTAGCTCTCCTCCACCACAGAACAGAGAGTTTGAGTTCCAAATGTCTTCAGTTTCTCATGGTAGAGAAGCCACAACATCCCCAGCTGATGAACTCTTCTACAAGGGAAAACTCCTCCCTCTTCATCTCCCTCCTCGCTTGCTAATGGTTCAAAAGCTCCTCCAAAACCCCACAACCACTACCTTAAACAGTAAAAAAGAATCAGCCTTTGAAGAAAACTATGTCATTCCCTTCACCACTAGCTCCACTGCACCTTCCACTGACATCAATACCCCATTGGAATCTTGCAATATCTCACCATCAGAATCTTGCAGGGTTAGTAGTGAACTAAACCCAGATGAATATTTCTTTGAATGGCCAACTGAAGCTAACTGTTTCCTCGGAGATCATCAAAAGAAGTCTTGGACTAAGAAGCTAAAGCAATCCTCGCTTGGTCTGAAACTCAAGGCTTCAAGAGCATATCTAAAGTCTTTGTTTAAAAAGTCTGGTTGCACAGACGAGTCCTGTGCTAAAGCGGCATGCAATGCAGAAGATGAAACTGTTTCAAACGGCCAGGACTGTTTGAATAAGTACATGAAAGTACCGAAGAAGAGTCCTTTTGGGAATATTGATAATGACAGATGCAGGATATCAAACACTCTCAAGAGAAGCTTTGAGAAAGAGATGGCTGAAGATGGTTTTCGTTGCCAAAGGAGGTCTTTCTCTGGGGCAATTCAATGGCATTCTGCAACCAAGTCTTCATCCTTTTCATCTTCATCCACATCTTCATCTGGTttgtcttcttcatcttcatccttTTCATTTAGTTCAAATGGGTTCTGTGACTTACAGTTGCTCAAGAGAAGTGGCAGTTCAAATTCAGAGTTTGAGAGTTCAATTGCGGAAGCAATTGCTCATTGTAAAAGGTCACATCAGTTGTTTAGTTCAAGAAAGAGTTCAAGTGAAGTTGGAGTCTGTTCATTGTCTGCTTCAGTAATTGCAGCTCGTGGGGATCAAGAGACGCCTAGGCTACGCCGCATATAA
- the LOC7467586 gene encoding uncharacterized protein LOC7467586 isoform X1 produces MSWIRTAVNRAVEVGGKTNITRTVRSYADSVVLHAGNAVSEGAKIIQDRIGASSRSLQSLRLTAKRLEDVSVSCRGEERVQLLRRWLVALKETDRERMFSSSPTYEHHADDSFKDSPKKPTIVYYVDPDLGTMDFREVFLYSQALEGITLSMILEAPNEEEVSLLLEIFGLCLAGGKEVHKAVMSSIQDLATAFTTYEDEVLVKREELLQYAQSAISGLKINADIARIDAEAHNIMEKLEKSKALNQLSNEASGNSSEETTALTMEAVEEKLGQIQLCSTLEALLLKKKSLRNGDSPEMHVEKVDKLKILSESLLNSTSKAEKRILEQRTQKEDALNFRVAKGDEISQLEKELSVEIREMEKQKDELEAELKKVNTSLNSARARIHNAREEREKFDEASNQILMHLKAKEDELAKSITSCRAEADVVNSWINFLDATWVLQTTDTELKENQVNGDLERYGDHFVNLSVHLLSAYKEQLGPSVIRMKGLVADLHSCQGRSEIAPIIKDEGSKAINHRKNLEEGFLELEAKILTITNAVDAMKKQFYTNYEGVYRKNDDRVKELFSAVEKIKEEIKSIQRPVLEVENQQSHSQSSNSPRVDPSSSSKQTFEAPGKKEANESGSPPVNRGNVVTQADLEKLGSDLGKDEEGYATEDIGEWEFDELEKEVNPKQLTSKE; encoded by the exons ATGTCGTGGATAAGAACCGCCGTTAACAGAGCGGTAGAAGTCGGTGGAAAGACTAACATTACACGCACCGTCCGTAGTTATGCAGACTCCGTCGTCCTTCACGCCGGTAATGCCGTTTCTGAAGGAGCCAAAATAATCCAAGACCGCAtt GGGGCGTCATCAAGGAGTTTGCAGAGTTTGAGGCTAACAGCAAAAAGATTAGAGGATGTATCTGTGTCATGTAGAGGTGAAGAGAGAGTGCAGTTATTGAGAAGATGGCTTGTTGCTCTTAAAGAAACTGATAGAGAAAGAATGTTTTCTTCATCTCCTACTTATGAACATCATGCTGATGACTCCTTCAAGGATTCTCCTAAAAAACCTACCATT GTTTATTATGTGGATCCTGATCTTGGGACGATGGATTTTCGAGAGGTTTTTCTTTATAGTCAAGCTCTTGAAGGGATTACATTGTCCATG ATTCTTGAAGCGCCGAATGAGGAAGAAGTTTCATTGCTTTTGGAGATATTTGG GCTGTGTCTTGCAGGAGGGAAGGAAGTACACAAGGCAGTGATGAGCAGCATACAAGATTTGGCAACAGCATTCACCACCTATGAGGATGAAGTACTG GTAAAGCGAGAGGAGTTGCTCCAATATGCTCAAAGTGCAATTTCAGGGCTGAAAATAAATGCTGATATTGCAAG AATAGATGCTGAAGCCCACAACATAATGGAGAAACTTGAGAAATCAAAGGCACTCAATCAGCTTTCCAATGAAGCGAGTGGAAACTCTTCTGAAGAAACAACTGCTTTGACAATGGAG GCTGTAGAAGAAAAACTTGGACAAATTCAACTATGTTCCACATTGGAGGCACTATTACTAAAGAAGAAATCTTTGAGAAATGGGGATTCTCCAGAAATGCATGTGGAGAAG GttgataaattgaaaattttatcagAATCTCTTCTTAACTCGACCTCAAAAGCTGAAAAGCGCATTTTAGAACAAAG GACACAGAAAGAAGACGCACTCAACTTTCGTGTGGCTAAAGGTGATGAGATTAGTCAGCTTGAGAAG GAATTGTCAGTGGAGATTAGAGAAATGGAAAAGCAAAAAGATGAACTTGAAGCTGAATTAAAGAAG GTCAATACCTCCTTGAATTCAGCACGGGCACGTATTCACAATGCcagggaagagagagagaaatttgaTGAAGCCAGCAATCAGATTCTGATGCACCTGAAAGCCAAG GAAGATGAGCTAGCAAAGTCGATTACATCCTGTCGGGCAGAGGCAGATGTTGTTAATTCTTGGATTAATTTTCTAGATGCTACCTGGGTTCTCCAGACTACAGACACAGAGCTGAAGGAGAATCAGGTCAA TGGCGACTTGGAGAGATATGGTGATCATTTTGTGAATTTGAGTGTTCATCTCCTCTCTGCTTACAAG GAACAGTTGGGGCCTTCAGTCATCCGTATGAAAGGGCTCGTGGCAGACTTGCATTCTTGTCAAGG CAGGTCAGAAATAGCACCTATCATAAAGGATGAAGGGTCAAAAGCAATAAACCatagaaaaaatcttgaagagggATTTCTGGAGCTTGAAGCAAAG ATTTTAACCATCACAAATGCAGTGGATGCGATGAAAAAGCAGTTTTATACCAACTATGAAGGCGTATACAG GAAAAACGACGACAGGGTCAAAGAGCTATTTAGTGCtgtggaaaaaattaaagaggaaatTAAATCCATCCAGAGACCAGTCCTGGAAGTTGAGAATCAACAATCACACTCACAGTCCAGTAATAGCCCCCGTGTAGATCCATCCTCTTCTTCCAAACAGACATTTGAGGCTCcaggaaagaaagaagcaaatgaAAGCGGATCACCCCCTGTTAACAGAGGAAATGTAGTCACACAGGCAGACCTGGAAAAGTTAGGATCCGATCTCGGGAAGGACGAGGAAGGATACGCAACAGAGGATATTGGTGAGTGGGAATTCGATGAGCTTGAAAAGGAAGTAAATCCCAAGCAGCTGACCAGCAAGGAATAG
- the LOC7467586 gene encoding uncharacterized protein LOC7467586 isoform X2, protein MSWIRTAVNRAVEVGGKTNITRTVRSYADSVVLHAGNAVSEGAKIIQDRIGASSRSLQSLRLTAKRLEDVSVSCRGEERVQLLRRWLVALKETDRERMFSSSPTYEHHADDSFKDSPKKPTIVYYVDPDLGTMDFREVFLYSQALEGITLSMILEAPNEEEVSLLLEIFGLCLAGGKEVHKAVMSSIQDLATAFTTYEDEVLVKREELLQYAQSAISGLKINADIARIDAEAHNIMEKLEKSKALNQLSNEASGNSSEETTALTMEAVEEKLGQIQLCSTLEALLLKKKSLRNGDSPEMHVEKVDKLKILSESLLNSTSKAEKRILEQRTQKEDALNFRVAKGDEISQLEKELSVEIREMEKQKDELEAELKKVNTSLNSARARIHNAREEREKFDEASNQILMHLKAKEDELAKSITSCRAEADVVNSWINFLDATWVLQTTDTELKENQVNGDLERYGDHFVNLSVHLLSAYKEQLGPSVIRMKGLVADLHSCQGSEIAPIIKDEGSKAINHRKNLEEGFLELEAKILTITNAVDAMKKQFYTNYEGVYRKNDDRVKELFSAVEKIKEEIKSIQRPVLEVENQQSHSQSSNSPRVDPSSSSKQTFEAPGKKEANESGSPPVNRGNVVTQADLEKLGSDLGKDEEGYATEDIGEWEFDELEKEVNPKQLTSKE, encoded by the exons ATGTCGTGGATAAGAACCGCCGTTAACAGAGCGGTAGAAGTCGGTGGAAAGACTAACATTACACGCACCGTCCGTAGTTATGCAGACTCCGTCGTCCTTCACGCCGGTAATGCCGTTTCTGAAGGAGCCAAAATAATCCAAGACCGCAtt GGGGCGTCATCAAGGAGTTTGCAGAGTTTGAGGCTAACAGCAAAAAGATTAGAGGATGTATCTGTGTCATGTAGAGGTGAAGAGAGAGTGCAGTTATTGAGAAGATGGCTTGTTGCTCTTAAAGAAACTGATAGAGAAAGAATGTTTTCTTCATCTCCTACTTATGAACATCATGCTGATGACTCCTTCAAGGATTCTCCTAAAAAACCTACCATT GTTTATTATGTGGATCCTGATCTTGGGACGATGGATTTTCGAGAGGTTTTTCTTTATAGTCAAGCTCTTGAAGGGATTACATTGTCCATG ATTCTTGAAGCGCCGAATGAGGAAGAAGTTTCATTGCTTTTGGAGATATTTGG GCTGTGTCTTGCAGGAGGGAAGGAAGTACACAAGGCAGTGATGAGCAGCATACAAGATTTGGCAACAGCATTCACCACCTATGAGGATGAAGTACTG GTAAAGCGAGAGGAGTTGCTCCAATATGCTCAAAGTGCAATTTCAGGGCTGAAAATAAATGCTGATATTGCAAG AATAGATGCTGAAGCCCACAACATAATGGAGAAACTTGAGAAATCAAAGGCACTCAATCAGCTTTCCAATGAAGCGAGTGGAAACTCTTCTGAAGAAACAACTGCTTTGACAATGGAG GCTGTAGAAGAAAAACTTGGACAAATTCAACTATGTTCCACATTGGAGGCACTATTACTAAAGAAGAAATCTTTGAGAAATGGGGATTCTCCAGAAATGCATGTGGAGAAG GttgataaattgaaaattttatcagAATCTCTTCTTAACTCGACCTCAAAAGCTGAAAAGCGCATTTTAGAACAAAG GACACAGAAAGAAGACGCACTCAACTTTCGTGTGGCTAAAGGTGATGAGATTAGTCAGCTTGAGAAG GAATTGTCAGTGGAGATTAGAGAAATGGAAAAGCAAAAAGATGAACTTGAAGCTGAATTAAAGAAG GTCAATACCTCCTTGAATTCAGCACGGGCACGTATTCACAATGCcagggaagagagagagaaatttgaTGAAGCCAGCAATCAGATTCTGATGCACCTGAAAGCCAAG GAAGATGAGCTAGCAAAGTCGATTACATCCTGTCGGGCAGAGGCAGATGTTGTTAATTCTTGGATTAATTTTCTAGATGCTACCTGGGTTCTCCAGACTACAGACACAGAGCTGAAGGAGAATCAGGTCAA TGGCGACTTGGAGAGATATGGTGATCATTTTGTGAATTTGAGTGTTCATCTCCTCTCTGCTTACAAG GAACAGTTGGGGCCTTCAGTCATCCGTATGAAAGGGCTCGTGGCAGACTTGCATTCTTGTCAAGG GTCAGAAATAGCACCTATCATAAAGGATGAAGGGTCAAAAGCAATAAACCatagaaaaaatcttgaagagggATTTCTGGAGCTTGAAGCAAAG ATTTTAACCATCACAAATGCAGTGGATGCGATGAAAAAGCAGTTTTATACCAACTATGAAGGCGTATACAG GAAAAACGACGACAGGGTCAAAGAGCTATTTAGTGCtgtggaaaaaattaaagaggaaatTAAATCCATCCAGAGACCAGTCCTGGAAGTTGAGAATCAACAATCACACTCACAGTCCAGTAATAGCCCCCGTGTAGATCCATCCTCTTCTTCCAAACAGACATTTGAGGCTCcaggaaagaaagaagcaaatgaAAGCGGATCACCCCCTGTTAACAGAGGAAATGTAGTCACACAGGCAGACCTGGAAAAGTTAGGATCCGATCTCGGGAAGGACGAGGAAGGATACGCAACAGAGGATATTGGTGAGTGGGAATTCGATGAGCTTGAAAAGGAAGTAAATCCCAAGCAGCTGACCAGCAAGGAATAG